The Rhodopseudomonas palustris genome window below encodes:
- a CDS encoding BLUF domain-containing protein: MPDRHYRCVYWSRQRTEGGPGQAAAEVESILAAARHNNPRLGITGALAIGRGVFAQLLEGPRHAVEMVFEKIQRDERHGDVQVLAFGPVAERAFPHWPMARLDCSNEDSVRLVAFDDDDARTSHPEARRLLDIVRSLATE; the protein is encoded by the coding sequence ATGCCGGATCGGCACTATCGCTGCGTCTACTGGAGCAGACAACGGACGGAGGGCGGGCCGGGCCAGGCCGCGGCCGAGGTCGAATCCATCCTGGCCGCGGCGCGCCACAACAACCCGCGGCTCGGCATCACCGGCGCGCTGGCGATCGGTCGCGGCGTCTTCGCCCAATTGCTGGAGGGTCCGCGCCACGCCGTCGAAATGGTGTTCGAGAAGATTCAGCGCGACGAGCGGCACGGCGACGTCCAGGTGCTGGCGTTCGGCCCGGTGGCCGAGCGAGCCTTCCCGCACTGGCCGATGGCCCGGCTCGATTGCTCCAACGAAGACAGTGTCCGGCTCGTCGCTTTCGACGACGACGACGCGCGCACGTCGCATCCCGAAGCCCGCCGCCTGCTCGACATCGTCCGCTCGCTGGCGACCGAGTAG